The proteins below are encoded in one region of Arthrobacter sp. CJ23:
- a CDS encoding integrase core domain-containing protein, which produces MENYFGHLKEELFHYVRFLNTEALATALHEYIRWYNTERISTKLKGLSPVQYRAQTLAA; this is translated from the coding sequence ATGGAGAACTACTTCGGACACCTCAAGGAAGAACTCTTCCACTACGTCCGGTTCCTCAACACCGAAGCACTGGCAACGGCTTTGCACGAGTACATCCGCTGGTACAACACCGAACGGATCTCCACAAAGCTCAAGGGCCTGAGCCCGGTGCAATACCGTGCCCAGACCCTTGCAGCCTAG
- a CDS encoding transposase, which translates to MRARHRVSKLLLRQGIHYSGGDTWTQTHMGWLYRQRFDSAPLQLAYDLALEAVTQALARRDRLDAAITKIAYDSEYTPVVRALECLRGVSTLTAFGLAVEIGDWNRFTGSTIGAYLGLVPSENSSGQRRAQGGITKTGNTHARRLLIEAAWHHRRPYTHPSTLMRSRWEAATPRGTGPRAGSSNRRLHERWLVYLEHRKRPVVANVAIARELAGWCWSLASEAQTAATQQRP; encoded by the coding sequence ATGCGGGCCCGGCACCGGGTCTCGAAACTGCTGCTGCGCCAGGGCATCCACTACAGCGGCGGGGACACCTGGACCCAGACCCACATGGGCTGGCTCTACCGGCAACGCTTCGACTCCGCGCCCCTGCAGCTGGCCTACGATCTTGCCCTTGAGGCTGTCACGCAGGCTCTGGCCCGGCGGGACCGCCTGGATGCGGCCATCACGAAAATCGCCTATGACAGCGAATACACCCCGGTGGTGCGGGCGCTGGAATGCCTGCGCGGGGTCTCGACGCTGACCGCGTTCGGCCTGGCCGTCGAGATCGGGGACTGGAACCGGTTCACCGGATCCACGATCGGCGCCTACCTGGGCCTGGTGCCGTCGGAGAACTCCTCCGGCCAGCGCCGCGCCCAGGGCGGCATCACCAAGACCGGCAACACCCACGCCCGCCGGCTGCTCATCGAGGCCGCCTGGCACCATCGCCGGCCCTACACCCACCCCTCAACGCTTATGCGTTCGCGGTGGGAAGCCGCCACCCCCCGCGGCACGGGCCCGCGGGCAGGGTCGAGCAACCGGCGCCTCCATGAGCGCTGGCTCGTCTACCTCGAACACCGGAAACGGCCCGTGGTCGCGAACGTCGCGATCGCCCGGGAACTGGCCGGCTGGTGCTGGTCTCTGGCCAGCGAAGCTCAAACCGCCGCCACACAGCAGCGGCCCTGA
- a CDS encoding VOC family protein, whose product MTTRLNPYLSFRDNARDAITFYETVFGGELTISTFGEYQASEDPAEADKVMHGMLVSGNGLVLMASDTPNSMDYTPGNNISVSLSGENADEAELRGYWDKLSDGGTVTMPLEPAPWGDTFGMCIDKFGIAWLVNIAGAPAA is encoded by the coding sequence ATGACAACCCGCCTCAACCCGTATCTTTCCTTCCGCGACAATGCCAGAGACGCCATCACGTTCTATGAGACTGTCTTCGGTGGTGAACTCACCATCAGCACCTTCGGTGAATACCAGGCCAGCGAAGATCCAGCCGAAGCCGACAAGGTCATGCACGGCATGCTGGTTTCCGGGAACGGACTCGTGCTCATGGCTTCGGACACGCCCAACAGCATGGATTACACGCCGGGCAACAACATCTCAGTATCCCTGAGCGGCGAGAACGCCGACGAGGCCGAGTTGCGCGGCTACTGGGACAAACTGTCCGACGGCGGCACGGTCACCATGCCGCTGGAGCCGGCACCGTGGGGTGACACCTTCGGCATGTGCATCGACAAGTTCGGCATTGCCTGGCTCGTCAACATTGCGGGTGCCCCGGCCGCCTAG
- a CDS encoding prolyl oligopeptidase family serine peptidase — translation MAHPDGEPPRGSDGYGDAFYRAVNGGWGTADERDFLEPIDTLVAEGLADPDRLAVTGYSYGGFGTCALTATTPRFAAAVAGGLICNFSSMAADGEHAAYFSEMSTGVAPLGHYRELLDGSPIARVTNVRTPTLILHGAEDASCPVGQGEEWFKALRLAGVPARLVLYPGGSHLFILNGPIEYRIDYNRRLIEWLESYTRPVSRARPRGLTAAGHGAGFWRRRLDVLRTRYGVTAAQFGIVRLNENGTPIECTTASSGVLDTGSGVSTTDDALFQIGSITKVWTTVLIMQLLDEGRLELDAPVQSILPDFALADHATAAAVTVRHLLIHTSGIDGDLFTDTGPGDDCVERYVESLRSARQVHPIDERFSYCNAGFVVAGRIIEVLRGCTWDAALRKHIIAPPPWDSNTRSP, via the coding sequence CTGGCGCATCCTGATGGTGAACCCCCCCGCGGTTCGGATGGCTACGGGGACGCCTTCTACCGGGCCGTAAACGGGGGCTGGGGCACCGCCGATGAACGCGACTTCCTCGAGCCGATCGACACGCTCGTTGCCGAGGGCCTCGCGGACCCCGACCGCCTCGCCGTGACCGGTTACAGCTACGGAGGCTTCGGCACCTGTGCGCTCACGGCAACGACCCCCCGGTTTGCCGCGGCCGTCGCCGGTGGCCTGATCTGCAACTTCTCCAGCATGGCCGCCGATGGCGAGCACGCCGCGTACTTTTCCGAGATGAGCACCGGGGTTGCGCCGCTGGGCCACTACCGCGAGCTTCTGGACGGCTCGCCGATCGCCCGGGTCACCAATGTCAGAACGCCGACCCTCATCCTGCACGGAGCCGAGGACGCAAGCTGTCCCGTCGGGCAGGGCGAGGAATGGTTCAAGGCCCTGCGCCTGGCCGGGGTGCCGGCCCGCCTTGTTCTCTACCCGGGCGGGAGCCACCTGTTCATCCTGAACGGCCCGATCGAGTATCGCATCGACTACAACCGCCGTCTCATCGAGTGGCTCGAAAGCTACACACGGCCCGTCTCGCGCGCGCGGCCGCGCGGCCTCACCGCCGCCGGCCACGGTGCCGGCTTCTGGCGCCGCCGCCTGGACGTTCTGCGCACCCGCTACGGGGTCACCGCCGCACAGTTCGGCATCGTGCGGCTCAACGAGAACGGCACCCCGATCGAGTGCACCACGGCGAGCTCGGGAGTGCTCGACACCGGCTCCGGGGTATCCACGACGGACGACGCGCTTTTCCAGATCGGCTCGATCACCAAGGTCTGGACAACGGTCCTCATCATGCAACTCCTCGACGAGGGGCGCCTGGAGCTGGATGCGCCGGTGCAGAGCATTCTGCCCGATTTCGCCCTCGCGGATCACGCCACCGCTGCCGCCGTCACCGTGCGGCACCTGCTGATCCACACGAGCGGCATCGACGGGGACCTCTTCACCGACACCGGCCCGGGCGATGACTGCGTCGAGCGCTACGTCGAGTCACTGAGGAGCGCCAGGCAGGTGCACCCGATCGACGAGCGTTTCTCGTACTGCAACGCAGGCTTCGTCGTCGCGGGACGGATCATCGAGGTGCTGCGAGGCTGCACCTGGGACGCCGCGCTACGCAAGCACATCATCGCCCCCCCCCCATGGGACTCGAACACACGATCACCCTGA
- a CDS encoding GatB/YqeY domain-containing protein yields the protein MSTLKERLHADVITHMKDRDKTALATVRNVLGEIETREKSGKSPVALDDAQVTALLQKEAAKRRDTARIYAEAGESGRAAAEIAEAEIIESYLPRALGAAEVETIIDEALAALRAQGQEPTLRQMGAVMKPVTAKIAGRFDGKAVSDLVRARLS from the coding sequence ATGAGTACTTTGAAGGAACGCCTCCACGCCGATGTCATCACCCATATGAAAGACCGTGACAAGACCGCGCTGGCCACGGTCCGTAACGTGCTGGGCGAGATCGAAACCCGCGAAAAGTCCGGCAAGAGCCCCGTCGCGCTCGACGACGCCCAGGTCACGGCCTTGCTCCAGAAGGAGGCCGCGAAACGCCGCGACACGGCCCGCATCTACGCCGAGGCCGGCGAGAGCGGCCGTGCGGCCGCGGAGATCGCCGAGGCCGAAATCATCGAAAGCTACCTGCCCCGGGCGCTGGGCGCAGCCGAGGTCGAAACCATCATCGACGAGGCCCTCGCCGCGCTCAGGGCCCAGGGCCAGGAACCCACCCTGCGCCAGATGGGCGCCGTGATGAAGCCCGTGACCGCGAAGATCGCCGGCCGCTTCGACGGCAAGGCCGTTAGCGACCTCGTCCGGGCCCGCCTGAGCTGA
- a CDS encoding VOC family protein — MQKISTCLWFDSEAEEAAGFYTSLFAGSSIGQTMPGPDGKAITVEFQIEGREFTALNGGPAFNFTEGVSLVVNCATQEEVDKYWDALVAGGEESQCGWLKDKYGLSWQIVPTALPGLLTGPDAAGAQRAMEAMLQMQKLDINVLQKAYDGD; from the coding sequence ATGCAGAAGATTTCCACATGCCTCTGGTTCGACAGTGAGGCCGAGGAGGCCGCTGGGTTCTACACAAGTCTTTTTGCCGGTTCGTCCATCGGCCAGACCATGCCTGGACCCGACGGCAAGGCCATCACGGTGGAGTTCCAGATTGAGGGCAGGGAGTTCACGGCGTTGAACGGCGGTCCGGCGTTCAATTTCACGGAGGGGGTTTCGCTGGTGGTCAACTGTGCCACCCAGGAAGAAGTCGACAAGTACTGGGATGCTCTGGTTGCCGGTGGAGAAGAAAGCCAATGCGGCTGGCTCAAGGACAAGTACGGACTGTCCTGGCAGATCGTCCCCACTGCCCTGCCCGGACTTTTGACCGGCCCTGACGCAGCCGGCGCCCAGCGTGCCATGGAGGCCATGCTCCAGATGCAGAAGCTCGACATCAACGTCCTGCAGAAGGCGTACGACGGCGACTGA
- a CDS encoding VOC family protein has translation MKLIQVAQHAEDLDRASAFYAQLLEAEPRAVFDPPGLLFFDLGGVRLLLEKGAPSSLIYLEVADIHGRIEDLRRRGVRIITDPHVIFTHEDGRLGPAGSEEWMAFFEDSEGNTVGLVSRMRAAGD, from the coding sequence TTGAAGCTCATTCAGGTAGCCCAGCACGCCGAGGACCTTGACCGGGCGTCGGCGTTCTATGCGCAGCTCCTCGAGGCGGAGCCGCGCGCAGTCTTCGATCCGCCAGGCCTGCTCTTCTTTGATCTCGGCGGGGTGAGGCTCCTGCTGGAGAAGGGAGCGCCGTCGTCGTTGATCTACCTGGAAGTTGCCGACATCCATGGCCGTATCGAGGACCTCCGCCGTCGCGGCGTGAGAATCATCACCGATCCCCACGTCATCTTCACACACGAGGACGGGCGCCTCGGTCCCGCCGGATCCGAGGAATGGATGGCCTTCTTCGAGGACAGCGAAGGAAACACCGTGGGCCTCGTCAGCCGGATGCGTGCCGCCGGCGACTAG
- a CDS encoding helix-turn-helix domain-containing protein → MTKPTKQKYSFESKLALVERFIAGETAPDLAVEAGLSSPRLLEAWIRAYRLEGEDGLRPKPKGRPRKPDSPPPAELPELERLRRENERLRAEVAYLGKLRALRAQKQR, encoded by the coding sequence GTGACCAAGCCGACGAAGCAGAAGTACTCTTTCGAATCTAAGCTCGCGTTGGTCGAACGGTTCATCGCTGGCGAGACTGCCCCGGATCTGGCGGTGGAGGCCGGTTTGTCCTCGCCTCGCCTACTGGAAGCCTGGATCAGGGCGTATCGGCTGGAGGGCGAGGACGGGTTGCGGCCCAAGCCCAAAGGCAGGCCCCGGAAGCCAGATTCCCCGCCGCCTGCGGAGCTGCCCGAGTTGGAGAGGTTGCGGCGGGAGAACGAGCGGTTGCGCGCCGAGGTGGCGTACCTGGGAAAATTGCGGGCCTTGAGGGCGCAAAAACAACGGTGA
- a CDS encoding M55 family metallopeptidase, with the protein MSVKTFISIDMEGVAGVATFDQVVRGGYGYPRAQELMTLEANAAIAGAFDAGAEEVVINDSHGTMDNLIHELLDPRAIVVFGSPKAQCMAEGLTADCDVALFIGYHAPAGEYGVLAHTFSSHFTQVRVNGAVVSEAEVNAMYAASLGVPVGLVSGDDVICRIAREQFAGVEAVEVKVAHGYTSTASLAPSVARGAIRDAAARAVRNAATLTVPELPTQFRVAVDMPTATAAELALSIPGARRTSERSVECTVTDAGQVLGLIVVFYELAASAMHAKTALFMRR; encoded by the coding sequence GTGAGCGTCAAGACATTCATCTCGATCGACATGGAGGGCGTCGCCGGCGTCGCGACCTTTGACCAGGTCGTCCGCGGCGGCTACGGCTATCCACGTGCACAGGAATTGATGACGCTTGAGGCAAACGCCGCCATCGCGGGTGCCTTCGACGCCGGTGCGGAGGAGGTTGTCATCAACGATTCGCACGGCACGATGGACAACCTGATCCACGAGCTTCTGGACCCCCGGGCCATCGTCGTGTTCGGCAGTCCGAAGGCGCAGTGCATGGCCGAGGGACTCACCGCGGATTGCGACGTCGCCTTGTTCATCGGCTACCACGCCCCCGCGGGAGAATACGGCGTGCTTGCGCACACCTTTTCAAGCCACTTCACGCAGGTACGGGTGAACGGTGCGGTGGTCTCGGAGGCCGAGGTCAACGCCATGTACGCGGCCTCGCTCGGGGTACCCGTCGGGCTCGTCAGCGGCGATGACGTGATCTGCCGCATCGCACGGGAGCAGTTCGCCGGAGTCGAGGCCGTCGAGGTCAAAGTCGCGCACGGCTACACGTCCACCGCATCGCTTGCGCCTTCCGTGGCCCGCGGAGCCATCCGCGACGCCGCGGCGCGCGCCGTGCGGAACGCGGCAACCCTCACCGTTCCGGAACTGCCGACGCAGTTCAGGGTTGCGGTGGATATGCCCACGGCAACCGCCGCCGAGCTTGCCCTGTCGATTCCGGGTGCGCGGCGCACGAGCGAGCGCTCGGTCGAATGCACGGTCACGGATGCCGGCCAAGTCCTCGGACTGATCGTCGTGTTCTACGAACTCGCCGCGAGCGCCATGCACGCCAAGACAGCACTCTTCATGCGGCGCTAA
- a CDS encoding Lrp/AsnC family transcriptional regulator encodes MITAFVLIKTDASRIPETAEEISAIQGISEVYSVTGEWDLIAVARVSQHEELADVIADRLSKVPAVVHTTTHIAFRSYSQHDLDAAFALGFEQ; translated from the coding sequence GTGATCACCGCTTTCGTTTTGATCAAGACGGATGCTTCGCGCATCCCGGAAACCGCGGAGGAAATCTCTGCCATCCAGGGCATCAGCGAGGTCTATTCAGTCACCGGCGAATGGGACCTCATTGCTGTGGCCCGGGTATCCCAGCATGAGGAACTCGCCGATGTCATTGCCGACCGGCTCTCCAAAGTGCCGGCCGTGGTCCACACCACCACCCACATTGCTTTCCGCTCCTACTCGCAGCACGATCTTGACGCGGCCTTCGCCCTGGGGTTCGAGCAGTAG
- a CDS encoding ubiquinol-cytochrome c reductase iron-sulfur subunit yields the protein MGNHSDGSPNHSGTVATAGQNEVEKFQDPGLPPHRLRLADTDPKAAKRAERQVAILFGSSIVGTVIFLVAYFAIDLGHDSSIATIRTQNLLLGLGTAFAMLGIGTGIVHWAKALMPDHEVSEERHGIRSEEDRQAAVRIVDDIVEETGIKRRPLIRNTLLGAVALAPLPALAIFGDLGPRPDDKLAHTMWAPEGGKLKRLTRDPDGTPIKASDVTIGSAFHVIPEGLNELHEGKLNEKAKAVVLLMRLNPDSLNPSPGRENWGYNGIVAYSKICTHVGCPVALYEQQTHHLLCPCHQSTFDLTQECKVIFGPASRPLPQLPIAIDAEGYLVATSDFKEPVGPSYWERDEHERRINS from the coding sequence ATGGGCAACCATAGTGACGGCAGTCCGAACCACTCGGGCACCGTAGCTACGGCTGGTCAGAATGAAGTGGAGAAGTTCCAGGATCCTGGACTTCCTCCGCATCGTTTGCGCCTGGCTGACACGGACCCGAAGGCCGCAAAGCGTGCCGAGCGTCAGGTGGCCATTCTGTTTGGCAGCTCGATCGTCGGTACCGTGATCTTCCTGGTGGCGTACTTCGCCATCGATCTGGGACACGACTCGTCGATTGCCACGATCCGCACGCAGAACCTTCTGCTGGGTCTCGGCACCGCATTCGCGATGCTGGGCATCGGTACGGGCATCGTGCACTGGGCCAAGGCCCTCATGCCGGACCACGAAGTTTCGGAAGAGCGCCACGGTATCCGCAGCGAGGAAGACCGCCAGGCGGCTGTACGCATCGTCGACGACATCGTTGAGGAAACCGGCATCAAGCGCCGTCCGCTGATCCGCAACACCCTTCTGGGTGCCGTGGCTCTGGCCCCGCTGCCGGCGCTGGCCATTTTCGGCGACCTGGGCCCGCGCCCTGACGACAAGCTGGCGCACACCATGTGGGCACCGGAAGGCGGCAAGCTCAAGCGGCTCACCCGTGACCCCGACGGCACCCCCATCAAGGCCTCGGATGTCACCATCGGTTCGGCGTTCCACGTCATTCCCGAAGGTCTCAACGAGCTCCACGAAGGCAAGCTGAACGAAAAGGCCAAGGCCGTTGTTCTGCTTATGCGTCTGAACCCGGATTCGCTCAACCCCTCACCGGGGCGCGAGAACTGGGGCTACAACGGCATCGTTGCCTACTCGAAGATCTGCACGCACGTTGGCTGCCCTGTTGCTCTCTACGAGCAGCAGACCCACCACCTGCTGTGCCCTTGCCACCAGTCGACGTTCGACCTCACGCAGGAATGCAAGGTCATCTTCGGCCCGGCAAGCCGCCCGCTCCCCCAGCTGCCGATCGCCATCGATGCTGAGGGCTACCTGGTAGCCACGAGCGACTTCAAAGAACCTGTCGGACCGAGTTACTGGGAGCGTGACGAGCATGAGCGCCGCATCAACAGCTGA
- the trpD gene encoding anthranilate phosphoribosyltransferase, producing MTSPASAQQTSSTWPGLISALINGTDLEVGQTAWAMNTIMSGEATPAQIAGFLVALRAKGETVEELTGLVEAMVGHANPISIAGEKLDIVGTGGDQLNTVNISTMAALVCAGAGARVVKHGNRAASSSSGSADVLEALGVRLDLPIDRVARNAEEAGITFCFAQVFHPSFRHTAVPRKELAIPTAFNFLGPLTNPAHVQASAVGVANARMAPLVAGVLARRGSRGLVFRGDDGLDELTPTGPSTVWEIRDGRVTEQSFSPAELGIRTSTVADLRGGDAAANAVVVRDVLAGRTGPVRDAVLLNAAAGLVSFDTQARGTLAERMSAALGTAAESIDSGKAAAVLAKWIELSQG from the coding sequence GTGACTTCACCGGCATCGGCACAGCAAACCAGCAGCACCTGGCCTGGGCTCATCTCTGCGCTCATCAACGGCACCGACCTCGAAGTGGGCCAAACGGCATGGGCCATGAACACGATCATGTCGGGCGAAGCGACTCCGGCTCAGATCGCGGGGTTCCTTGTGGCACTGCGGGCAAAGGGCGAGACAGTGGAAGAGCTGACAGGCCTGGTCGAGGCCATGGTCGGACATGCGAACCCCATCTCCATCGCCGGCGAAAAGCTGGACATCGTCGGTACCGGCGGAGACCAGCTGAACACCGTGAACATCTCAACCATGGCCGCACTCGTATGCGCCGGCGCCGGCGCCCGGGTGGTCAAGCATGGCAACCGGGCGGCATCGTCGTCGTCGGGCTCTGCCGACGTCCTGGAAGCACTGGGTGTGCGTCTCGACCTGCCGATTGACAGGGTGGCGCGGAACGCGGAAGAGGCGGGAATCACCTTCTGCTTTGCCCAGGTCTTCCACCCTTCCTTTCGCCACACTGCGGTTCCGCGGAAGGAACTGGCCATCCCGACGGCCTTCAACTTCCTGGGCCCACTGACCAATCCCGCCCATGTGCAGGCCTCGGCCGTGGGTGTCGCCAACGCCCGGATGGCCCCGCTCGTGGCAGGCGTCCTAGCACGTCGCGGCAGCCGGGGCTTGGTCTTCCGCGGCGATGACGGCCTCGACGAACTCACCCCGACAGGGCCTTCCACTGTCTGGGAAATCCGGGACGGCAGAGTAACCGAGCAGTCGTTCTCGCCTGCCGAACTCGGGATCCGGACCTCCACGGTGGCAGACCTGCGAGGCGGGGACGCCGCCGCCAACGCGGTGGTGGTCCGTGACGTGCTCGCGGGCCGGACCGGCCCGGTCCGCGATGCCGTGCTGCTCAACGCTGCGGCGGGCCTTGTCTCCTTCGATACACAGGCCCGCGGAACACTGGCAGAGCGCATGAGCGCCGCCCTTGGGACCGCCGCGGAATCCATCGACTCCGGAAAAGCTGCCGCTGTCCTGGCGAAATGGATCGAGCTCAGCCAAGGCTAG
- a CDS encoding DUF3054 domain-containing protein, which translates to MRSTSRTPRPAAAFTAAADALLILVFAAIGRDAHARGDIITGVFATAWPFLAGAAIAWLAARVWRAPLALWPSGVAVWIGAVAGGMLLRAVTGQSVVLPFVIVALISLALFLLGYRGIIALVTRFRASRPRA; encoded by the coding sequence ATGCGTTCAACTTCCCGCACCCCACGTCCGGCAGCCGCGTTCACGGCGGCGGCCGATGCCCTGCTGATCCTCGTCTTCGCTGCCATCGGCCGTGATGCCCATGCACGCGGAGACATCATCACGGGCGTCTTCGCAACAGCATGGCCTTTCCTGGCCGGCGCGGCCATTGCCTGGCTCGCCGCGCGGGTCTGGCGCGCCCCACTGGCACTCTGGCCGTCGGGGGTGGCTGTGTGGATCGGCGCCGTGGCAGGTGGAATGCTTCTGCGGGCCGTCACCGGGCAGTCCGTGGTTCTGCCCTTCGTGATCGTTGCGCTGATCAGCCTGGCCTTATTCCTGCTCGGCTACCGCGGAATCATCGCGTTGGTGACCCGGTTCAGGGCATCGCGGCCACGTGCCTGA
- a CDS encoding heme-copper oxidase subunit III, with translation MGSLDFYRHNVLVTSATHAPSTPAHPTLNRPNLVSVGTVVWLSSELMFFAGLFAMYFTLRSTSGLMWAEETAKLNFPFALVNTIVLVASSFTCQMGVFAAERLEPRRTGGPLQFTRWGMTEWFALTFIMGAFFVAGQTTEYAMLVSEHVSLSSNAYGSAFYITTGFHGLHVIGGLIAFLFIIGRAFAAKKFGHFEATSAIVTSYYWHFVDVVWIGLFLVIYVLK, from the coding sequence TTGGGAAGTCTGGACTTTTACAGACATAATGTCCTTGTGACATCTGCGACCCATGCCCCCAGTACCCCGGCGCACCCGACGCTGAACCGCCCCAACCTGGTTTCTGTTGGAACCGTTGTTTGGCTGTCCAGTGAGTTGATGTTCTTCGCCGGTCTCTTTGCCATGTACTTCACTCTGCGTTCCACATCCGGACTGATGTGGGCCGAAGAGACCGCCAAGCTCAACTTCCCGTTTGCGCTCGTAAACACCATTGTCCTCGTGGCAAGTTCCTTCACCTGCCAGATGGGCGTCTTCGCCGCCGAGCGGCTTGAACCGCGCCGCACGGGCGGCCCGCTGCAGTTCACCCGCTGGGGCATGACCGAATGGTTCGCCCTGACCTTCATCATGGGTGCCTTCTTCGTAGCCGGCCAGACCACGGAATACGCCATGCTCGTCTCCGAGCACGTGTCGCTGTCTTCCAACGCTTATGGCTCTGCGTTCTACATCACGACCGGCTTCCACGGCCTCCACGTCATCGGCGGTCTGATTGCTTTCCTCTTCATCATCGGCCGTGCTTTTGCCGCCAAGAAGTTCGGGCACTTTGAAGCGACGTCGGCCATTGTCACCTCGTACTACTGGCACTTCGTTGACGTTGTCTGGATCGGCCTCTTCCTGGTCATCTACGTCCTCAAGTAA
- a CDS encoding c-type cytochrome, with protein MKALSQKRRHPLAAIALLLMGLLLTGGLYAVATTVNQAKADTTSFSANDAEEGGKLFAANCATCHGMGASGTKDGPSLVGVGAAAVDFQVGTGRMPMQMNGPQAQAKPQQFNDQQTHELSAYVASLGAGPAIPEEHLLDEKGDAAKGGELFRVNCAMCHNAAAAGGALTRGKFAPALADVTGKHIYEAMATGPQNMPVFNDSNVTPEGKRDIITFLKTIEANGSPGGADLGALGPVSEGLFVWVAGLGVIIAFTIWLTSRTS; from the coding sequence GTGAAGGCACTCTCGCAAAAGCGACGTCACCCACTGGCAGCGATAGCGCTGCTGCTGATGGGGCTCCTCCTCACTGGTGGGCTCTACGCCGTTGCCACAACTGTCAACCAGGCCAAGGCCGACACCACCAGCTTCAGCGCGAACGACGCAGAGGAGGGTGGCAAGCTCTTTGCCGCCAACTGCGCCACGTGCCACGGCATGGGTGCCAGCGGGACCAAGGACGGCCCCTCGCTGGTCGGCGTAGGTGCAGCCGCAGTTGACTTCCAAGTTGGCACCGGCCGTATGCCCATGCAGATGAATGGCCCCCAGGCCCAGGCCAAGCCGCAGCAGTTCAACGACCAGCAGACACACGAACTGTCCGCCTACGTAGCATCACTGGGCGCCGGCCCGGCCATTCCCGAAGAGCACCTGCTTGACGAAAAGGGAGACGCAGCCAAGGGCGGCGAGCTCTTCCGGGTCAACTGCGCCATGTGCCACAACGCTGCGGCAGCAGGCGGCGCCCTGACGCGCGGCAAATTTGCCCCTGCCCTGGCGGACGTTACCGGCAAGCACATCTACGAAGCCATGGCCACGGGCCCCCAGAACATGCCCGTGTTCAATGATTCGAATGTCACCCCCGAAGGAAAGCGTGACATCATCACCTTCCTGAAGACCATCGAAGCCAACGGCTCCCCGGGCGGTGCCGACCTCGGCGCCCTCGGTCCGGTGTCCGAAGGCCTCTTTGTGTGGGTGGCAGGCCTGGGCGTCATCATCGCGTTCACCATCTGGCTGACATCGCGCACTTCGTAG
- a CDS encoding serine hydrolase: MGLEHTITLTSDAPRFATATGHTGFGEAAAPVSTWPITRSMGPAGLITASIGDLLSFAQTALRGGIAPNGTRILSAESASAMLEEQVSLRAVSPATIGWGLGWFLEDWKGTFVYGHDGGTIGQRAYLRVFPEDGFALALLSTGGQPDGLYRELFGDAASAVSAARIPDALQADPEGPSAALAAEIALTPLSYASGAAALTFENGEHGPQLTMRELTDILQDGAEPKATTLRLVPATEPGVLLFTAPDSAGWAHFRPLEKGAYLGYRYMPHGDAS, translated from the coding sequence ATGGGACTCGAACACACGATCACCCTGACCTCGGACGCCCCACGCTTCGCCACCGCAACGGGGCACACTGGCTTCGGCGAGGCAGCCGCGCCGGTTTCGACGTGGCCGATCACGCGCTCCATGGGGCCAGCGGGCCTGATCACGGCGAGCATCGGGGACCTGCTCAGCTTCGCCCAGACCGCGCTCCGCGGCGGTATCGCACCCAACGGCACACGCATACTCTCCGCCGAATCGGCCAGCGCCATGCTCGAGGAACAGGTGAGCCTGCGCGCAGTATCGCCCGCGACCATTGGCTGGGGGCTCGGCTGGTTCCTCGAAGACTGGAAAGGAACATTCGTCTACGGACACGATGGGGGCACCATCGGCCAACGCGCCTATCTGCGGGTCTTCCCGGAGGACGGTTTCGCGCTCGCGCTGCTGAGCACGGGAGGCCAACCGGATGGCCTCTACCGGGAATTGTTCGGCGATGCCGCCAGCGCCGTCTCGGCGGCGCGGATTCCGGATGCCTTGCAGGCGGACCCGGAGGGCCCGTCCGCCGCGCTTGCCGCAGAGATTGCCCTGACACCGCTCAGCTACGCCTCCGGCGCAGCGGCGCTCACTTTCGAGAACGGCGAGCATGGTCCGCAGCTGACCATGCGCGAACTCACCGACATCCTGCAGGACGGCGCGGAGCCCAAAGCAACCACCCTCAGGCTTGTGCCCGCCACCGAGCCCGGCGTCTTGCTCTTCACCGCGCCCGACTCCGCGGGCTGGGCCCACTTCCGTCCGCTTGAGAAGGGCGCCTATCTCGGGTACCGCTACATGCCCCACGGTGATGCCTCGTGA